One genomic window of Agrobacterium vitis includes the following:
- a CDS encoding putative FMN-dependent luciferase-like monooxygenase has product MTQTTQPKRLGFFTRLLDDTDAAGRYRLAEEQIQHAEANGFDSAWIAQHHFHAEEGGLPSPAVFLAHVAARTSTIRLGTGVITLPMENPLRVAEDTAVTDLLSGGRLEVGFGTGGTRESFEAFGIAAEKRGEVYGQYLDIVRKAWAGKDLGAGNRLYPNAPHLLDRVWLATFSPVGAKLAGESGDGLMLSRTQPRPADRPDARLDELQNPIIDAYLNALPQGRAPRILGSRSLFVAEDRKRALKLAEAGLTKVAARFAAAGHRIEGTSVEDLIKALDSHVGTPDDVIASLKTDTALARSTELVFQVHSIDPPHADILRSIELIAAEVAPKLGWSRNTQQALAAAE; this is encoded by the coding sequence CTCGGCTTTTTCACACGGTTGCTGGATGATACCGATGCGGCGGGGCGCTATCGTCTGGCGGAAGAGCAAATCCAGCACGCCGAAGCCAATGGCTTTGACAGCGCGTGGATTGCCCAGCATCATTTTCACGCGGAAGAAGGCGGCCTGCCATCGCCTGCGGTGTTCCTCGCCCATGTTGCGGCCCGCACATCCACCATTCGGCTTGGAACCGGGGTGATTACGCTCCCGATGGAAAATCCGCTGCGCGTGGCAGAAGACACCGCCGTGACTGATCTTTTATCCGGTGGCCGTCTGGAAGTGGGCTTTGGCACCGGTGGCACCCGTGAATCGTTCGAGGCTTTTGGCATTGCGGCCGAAAAGCGCGGCGAGGTCTATGGCCAATATCTCGACATCGTTCGCAAGGCATGGGCAGGCAAGGATTTAGGCGCAGGCAACAGGCTCTATCCCAATGCGCCGCATCTGCTGGATCGCGTCTGGCTTGCGACCTTCTCACCCGTTGGCGCAAAGCTTGCGGGTGAAAGCGGCGATGGGTTGATGCTGTCTCGCACCCAGCCGCGCCCGGCAGATAGACCCGATGCACGGCTTGATGAATTACAAAACCCGATCATCGATGCCTATCTGAACGCATTGCCCCAAGGCCGCGCCCCGCGCATTCTCGGCTCCCGCAGCCTGTTTGTGGCTGAAGACCGCAAGCGCGCCTTGAAGCTGGCAGAAGCTGGCCTCACCAAAGTTGCCGCCCGCTTTGCCGCAGCAGGCCATCGCATTGAAGGCACCAGCGTGGAAGATCTGATCAAGGCGCTGGATAGCCATGTGGGCACACCAGATGATGTGATTGCCTCGCTGAAGACTGACACGGCTTTGGCGCGCTCCACCGAACTCGTGTTTCAAGTTCACTCCATCGATCCACCCCATGCCGATATTCTGCGCTCGATTGAGCTGATTGCTGCCGAGGTTGCCCCCAAACTGGGCTGGAGCCGAAACACACAGCAAGCATTAGCCGCAGCAGAATAA
- a CDS encoding CMD domain protein — MTDIIDTLSGIVPGSKGEALRARRPVTKDGAQASWQALFAPVDDSQFSIGERFAVAVFVAGLHGQSEIAAFYGEKLAANPALLTAVQTAASKGTAIGPYGHYPAGPLSSENSEGPDFAVTEREKTILGARLAAALEHAHLLIFHLRDAKPQALDALLKAGWSTTGIVTLSQLISFLAFQIRVVAGLKVLNAA, encoded by the coding sequence ATGACCGATATTATTGACACTCTCAGCGGCATTGTTCCCGGCTCCAAAGGCGAGGCTTTACGCGCACGCCGCCCTGTGACCAAGGACGGGGCGCAAGCCAGCTGGCAAGCGCTGTTTGCACCGGTTGATGACAGCCAGTTTTCAATCGGCGAGCGTTTTGCCGTTGCAGTTTTTGTGGCGGGTCTGCACGGTCAGTCGGAAATTGCCGCATTCTACGGTGAAAAGCTTGCCGCCAATCCTGCGCTGTTGACCGCTGTTCAGACCGCCGCATCCAAAGGAACCGCCATTGGCCCTTACGGCCATTATCCCGCTGGTCCGCTCTCCTCTGAGAACAGCGAGGGGCCTGATTTTGCGGTCACTGAGCGCGAAAAAACCATCCTTGGTGCACGCTTGGCAGCGGCACTAGAACACGCCCATCTTCTGATTTTTCACCTGCGCGATGCCAAACCACAGGCGCTTGATGCGCTGCTCAAAGCGGGCTGGAGCACCACGGGCATTGTCACGCTGTCGCAGCTGATTTCCTTCCTCGCCTTTCAGATCCGCGTTGTCGCCGGTCTGAAAGTCTTGAACGCCGCCTAG
- a CDS encoding alkylhydroperoxidase domain protein yields the protein MTDTIIEPKVDNAPNVFTQDQIGWTPWLEPLTEPELTDRHYEALVDKARAKSPYFSLLVRDPDILEARTKTDKDIFYNTADGLPRAERELSATATSRYNGCIFCASVHSRFASHHSPRKDDVQKLLDEGVGADLDERWNAIVSASVALTATPPVFAVTHAERLRAAGLSDDEIYDVVHGAAFFNWANRLMLSLGEPTPAA from the coding sequence ATGACCGACACCATTATCGAACCCAAGGTGGACAACGCCCCCAATGTCTTCACGCAAGACCAGATCGGCTGGACACCATGGCTTGAGCCTCTGACCGAACCTGAGCTAACTGACCGCCATTATGAAGCGCTGGTGGACAAGGCGCGGGCGAAATCGCCCTATTTCTCTCTTCTGGTCCGCGATCCCGATATTCTGGAAGCCCGCACCAAGACCGATAAGGATATTTTCTACAACACCGCAGATGGCCTGCCCCGCGCCGAGCGCGAACTGAGCGCCACCGCCACATCGCGCTATAACGGCTGCATCTTTTGCGCGTCCGTCCATTCCCGCTTTGCGTCACACCACTCGCCCCGCAAGGATGATGTGCAAAAGCTGCTGGATGAAGGTGTGGGGGCTGATCTCGATGAGCGCTGGAACGCCATTGTCAGTGCCTCAGTGGCATTAACAGCAACCCCGCCCGTGTTTGCGGTAACCCATGCGGAGCGGCTTCGCGCGGCCGGTCTTTCCGATGACGAGATCTATGATGTCGTGCATGGCGCGGCCTTCTTCAACTGGGCAAACCGCTTGATGCTCTCGCTGGGCGAGCCAACGCCAGCGGCTTGA
- a CDS encoding isopenicillin N synthase family dioxygenase produces the protein MTLQQKIATLPFVDIGRFHAGEEERAAFITDLRRILFDHGFFYLTGHGVDPKLIADVLETAKRFFALPLEEKLKIEMVKSRHFRGYNRAGYERTRGQQDWREQLDINTEGTPVEIGPETPAWKRLLGPNQWPEAIPELKPLLLTYQAEVTRVGIDVLKAIAVALDQPEDVFAQIYEPQPSQLLKIIRYPGRDVAETNQGVGAHKDGGFVTVLLQDKVEGLRVQTEDGVWLDAPPVPGTFVVNTGELLELATNGFVRADVHDVVAPPAGIERFSVAFFLGSRYDATIPVITLPDELHRKERGITVDPLNPIFREVGQNHLKSRLRSHPDVARAHHADLLTPEQLAGQAVAQAY, from the coding sequence ATGACACTTCAACAAAAAATCGCAACCCTGCCCTTTGTGGATATTGGCCGTTTCCATGCGGGAGAAGAGGAGCGCGCAGCCTTCATTACAGACCTGCGTCGCATTCTGTTTGATCACGGCTTTTTCTATCTCACCGGCCATGGCGTTGATCCAAAGCTGATTGCGGATGTGCTCGAGACCGCCAAACGCTTTTTCGCGCTGCCGCTTGAGGAAAAGCTGAAGATCGAAATGGTGAAATCCCGGCACTTTCGCGGCTACAATCGTGCGGGCTATGAGCGCACCCGTGGTCAGCAGGATTGGCGCGAACAACTGGATATAAATACGGAAGGCACGCCTGTCGAGATTGGCCCGGAAACACCTGCGTGGAAACGTTTGCTCGGGCCAAATCAATGGCCAGAGGCTATTCCAGAACTAAAGCCCCTGTTGCTGACCTATCAGGCAGAAGTCACCCGCGTTGGCATTGATGTTTTGAAGGCCATTGCCGTGGCGCTTGACCAGCCGGAAGATGTGTTTGCGCAGATCTACGAGCCGCAACCATCGCAACTGTTGAAAATCATTCGCTATCCCGGGCGGGATGTGGCTGAGACAAATCAGGGCGTTGGTGCCCACAAGGACGGCGGCTTCGTCACGGTTCTTTTGCAAGACAAGGTCGAAGGTCTACGGGTGCAGACTGAAGACGGCGTGTGGCTGGATGCTCCGCCCGTACCGGGCACCTTCGTGGTTAACACCGGGGAATTGCTGGAACTGGCCACCAATGGCTTCGTGCGGGCCGACGTGCATGATGTGGTTGCACCGCCTGCCGGTATTGAGCGCTTCTCCGTCGCCTTCTTCTTAGGCTCGCGCTACGACGCAACGATTCCGGTGATTACGCTTCCAGACGAGCTGCACCGGAAAGAACGCGGCATCACGGTTGATCCGCTGAACCCGATCTTTCGGGAGGTTGGTCAGAACCATCTGAAAAGCCGCCTGCGGTCGCACCCCGATGTTGCCCGCGCCCACCACGCTGATTTGCTCACGCCTGAGCAATTGGCCGGACAGGCGGTAGCGCAGGCCTATTAA
- a CDS encoding LLM class flavin-dependent oxidoreductase has product MSSDLQFLWYIPNQTVPGHRGDDTVVGHNALETLVKQAEALEQNGWQGALIGAGWGRPDTFTVATALATRTRSFEALIAIRPGYWQPAHFASSAATLDHLTGGRVRINIVSGKDSVSAYGDTEGDQAERYARTREFMRLTRRLWTEENVTFKGQYYHVTESTVQPRLQPRGERKHPLLYFGGASPAAEEVSATEADVQLFWGEPLADIGERINRLKDLSRKLDRDLPPLQFGLRVTTLVRDTTEQAWTDAEAKVEAMAKSSGVVWHDHAGTVAVGQQRLYDLAKRGDVLDDNLYTAPGKFGGGGAGTTWLVGSAQDVARSLKKYQELGITHFVLSDTPYLGEIARQGQQLLPLLRG; this is encoded by the coding sequence ATGAGCAGTGATTTACAATTTCTCTGGTATATTCCAAACCAGACGGTGCCGGGGCATCGCGGTGACGATACTGTCGTTGGCCATAATGCTCTTGAAACGCTGGTAAAACAGGCGGAAGCGCTGGAACAAAACGGCTGGCAGGGGGCGCTGATTGGTGCCGGGTGGGGACGCCCGGATACATTCACCGTCGCAACAGCGCTGGCGACACGCACGCGCAGCTTTGAAGCCTTGATTGCCATCCGGCCGGGCTATTGGCAGCCCGCCCATTTTGCGTCATCCGCGGCGACGCTTGATCATCTGACTGGCGGGCGTGTGCGCATCAATATCGTTTCCGGCAAAGATTCGGTCTCCGCCTATGGCGACACCGAGGGCGATCAGGCCGAGCGCTATGCCCGCACGCGCGAGTTCATGCGGCTGACCCGCCGCCTGTGGACCGAGGAGAACGTCACCTTCAAGGGCCAATATTATCACGTCACAGAGTCAACCGTTCAGCCGAGGCTTCAGCCACGCGGGGAGCGCAAACACCCCCTGCTCTATTTTGGTGGTGCCTCTCCAGCAGCAGAAGAAGTATCGGCAACCGAGGCCGATGTTCAGCTTTTTTGGGGTGAGCCGCTTGCGGATATCGGGGAGAGGATCAACCGTCTGAAAGACCTGAGCCGTAAGCTGGACCGTGATCTGCCCCCGCTCCAGTTTGGCCTGCGCGTGACCACGCTGGTGCGTGACACAACAGAACAGGCATGGACAGACGCGGAGGCGAAAGTTGAAGCGATGGCTAAAAGCAGCGGGGTCGTTTGGCACGATCATGCTGGCACGGTTGCCGTTGGCCAACAGCGGCTCTATGATCTGGCCAAGCGCGGCGATGTTCTAGACGACAATCTCTACACCGCACCCGGTAAATTTGGCGGCGGCGGGGCTGGAACCACCTGGTTGGTTGGGTCAGCACAAGATGTTGCCCGTTCCCTGAAAAAGTATCAGGAGCTTGGCATCACCCACTTTGTTTTATCAGATACGCCCTATCTCGGCGAAATTGCACGACAGGGACAGCAGTTACTGCCTCTGCTTCGCGGGTAA
- a CDS encoding ABC transporter permease subunit codes for MTLISNDVRPVVVPTPGIKTVRMREFGIGRKPTVLISVVTALVLLFAWWLVSALGVVPHLFLPRPDEVVHQFVVIFSDGYAGASIGDHVGASLFRIGVAAILAIVAGIPIGLLMGLNRWAKGILDTPIEFYWPLPPLSYLPLMIIWLGIGETSKIMVLFLAMFAPICLSAQAGVKSVPIERVNAARSLGASRWQLFSSIVFPSALPEILTGIRIGLGIGWGTLVAAELIASTRGIGYMIMSASQFLATDVVFVGIAIISVCAFAFGAGIRLLERVLVPWKGKA; via the coding sequence ATGACCTTGATCAGCAACGATGTGCGCCCCGTAGTGGTGCCAACACCGGGTATCAAAACGGTGCGAATGCGCGAGTTCGGCATTGGTCGAAAGCCGACGGTGTTGATCAGTGTGGTGACGGCACTTGTGCTTTTATTTGCATGGTGGCTGGTATCGGCTCTGGGGGTTGTGCCGCATCTGTTTTTGCCGCGTCCTGATGAGGTTGTGCATCAGTTTGTGGTCATTTTCAGCGATGGCTATGCGGGGGCATCGATCGGTGACCATGTGGGAGCCAGCCTGTTTCGCATCGGCGTGGCCGCCATTCTCGCCATTGTTGCGGGCATACCCATTGGCTTGCTGATGGGCCTTAACCGTTGGGCCAAGGGCATTCTGGATACGCCCATCGAGTTTTACTGGCCTTTGCCGCCGCTTTCTTATCTTCCCTTGATGATCATCTGGCTGGGGATTGGCGAAACCTCGAAGATCATGGTGTTGTTTCTGGCCATGTTTGCGCCGATTTGCCTCTCTGCACAGGCAGGGGTAAAATCCGTGCCGATTGAGCGGGTGAATGCGGCGCGATCCTTGGGCGCAAGCCGCTGGCAATTGTTCTCCAGCATTGTCTTTCCCTCGGCGCTTCCGGAAATTCTCACGGGCATCAGGATTGGACTTGGCATTGGCTGGGGCACACTGGTGGCCGCTGAACTGATCGCGTCTACGCGGGGTATCGGCTATATGATCATGTCCGCGTCGCAGTTTTTGGCCACCGATGTTGTCTTTGTTGGCATCGCGATTATATCCGTCTGCGCTTTTGCCTTTGGTGCTGGCATTCGCCTGCTGGAGCGCGTGCTTGTGCCATGGAAGGGCAAGGCATAG
- a CDS encoding ABC transporter ATP-binding protein: MLRIQNATVYFDARDGGDVHALEKVNLDIPEGAFVVALGASGCGKSTLLNAIAGFLPLSAGSITLNGRGISGPGAGRGVVFQKDTLLPWANVLDNVALGLKFAGVSAKERRDRAKELLDLVGLGDFAGSFPYELSGGMRQRVGIARALTTEPDVLLMDEPFGALDSLTREQMQELLISVWHRTGKRIFFITHSIEEALFLGTHLVVMSPRPGRIIARYELDFVREFVKTNDVRAIHLSPQFALLREEIRELLHTTQISGQTHKEAFA, encoded by the coding sequence ATGCTGCGGATTCAAAATGCCACCGTCTACTTTGACGCCCGTGACGGTGGAGATGTCCATGCGCTGGAGAAGGTCAACCTCGATATTCCCGAAGGTGCTTTTGTCGTTGCCCTCGGCGCATCGGGCTGCGGGAAATCCACGCTTCTGAATGCGATTGCGGGGTTTTTGCCCCTGTCAGCTGGTTCCATAACCCTCAATGGCCGCGGTATCAGCGGGCCGGGGGCAGGTCGTGGGGTGGTGTTTCAAAAGGACACCTTGTTGCCTTGGGCCAATGTGCTCGACAATGTGGCGCTTGGCCTGAAATTCGCGGGCGTGTCGGCTAAGGAACGGCGTGACCGCGCAAAAGAGCTTCTCGACCTGGTTGGTCTTGGCGATTTTGCCGGCAGTTTTCCCTATGAACTCTCCGGCGGCATGCGCCAACGGGTTGGCATTGCAAGGGCCTTGACCACCGAGCCGGACGTGCTGTTGATGGATGAGCCTTTTGGCGCGCTCGACAGTCTGACGCGAGAACAGATGCAGGAATTGTTGATTTCTGTATGGCACCGGACGGGCAAACGCATCTTTTTCATCACCCATTCCATCGAAGAGGCTTTGTTTCTGGGAACGCATCTTGTTGTGATGTCCCCCAGACCCGGCCGGATTATTGCCCGCTATGAGCTGGATTTTGTGCGCGAATTCGTCAAGACCAATGATGTCCGCGCCATCCATCTCTCGCCCCAATTTGCATTGCTGCGCGAAGAAATTCGCGAACTTCTCCACACAACTCAGATTTCGGGCCAGACCCATAAAGAGGCTTTCGCATGA
- the tauA gene encoding taurine ABC transporter substrate-binding protein, whose amino-acid sequence MSLKKLVTFALASVGIALVALPTFAADKKVIVAYQTDALPSSVAIANGEFAKATGYDIDFRKFNSGAEIFAAIASGDVQVGYVGSSPFAAATSRGLDVKAFYLASISGTDEALVVRNGSGINSVNDLKGKKLAAAPVSTDHYQLLALIKSLGLSEKDVQVFAIPQPEIVASYNRGDIDGGFVWDPALTELSKNGKVLVTSKDVADKGAPTFSAWVAAGKFAKANPDFLKAYAGVINKYYASFAKDKSAWGQDSDNAKQLAKLLGGTAEQQAAALKNLNLLTPEVQASAAWLGGGENSGAAKILKDTAQFLKTQGKIGDVLPSYAAFVTPEALQVTN is encoded by the coding sequence ATGTCGCTTAAAAAACTCGTCACATTTGCATTGGCATCCGTTGGCATTGCCCTTGTCGCGCTTCCAACATTTGCCGCTGACAAAAAGGTGATTGTTGCCTATCAGACCGATGCGCTTCCGTCTTCAGTGGCCATTGCCAATGGCGAATTTGCCAAGGCAACGGGCTATGACATCGATTTCCGTAAGTTTAATTCCGGCGCAGAAATTTTTGCAGCTATTGCCTCCGGCGATGTGCAGGTCGGTTATGTCGGCTCCAGCCCATTTGCTGCTGCGACATCGCGTGGCCTTGATGTCAAGGCCTTCTATCTGGCATCGATTTCCGGAACGGATGAAGCGCTTGTGGTGCGCAATGGGTCCGGCATCAATTCTGTCAACGACCTGAAAGGCAAGAAGCTGGCGGCAGCGCCCGTGTCCACCGACCATTACCAGCTGTTGGCGCTGATCAAATCCTTGGGTTTGAGCGAAAAGGATGTGCAAGTGTTTGCCATCCCGCAGCCGGAAATTGTTGCGAGCTATAATCGCGGCGACATCGATGGCGGATTTGTCTGGGATCCGGCGCTGACGGAACTCAGCAAGAATGGCAAGGTGTTGGTGACATCGAAGGATGTTGCGGATAAAGGCGCTCCCACATTTTCAGCCTGGGTGGCTGCTGGAAAATTTGCCAAGGCCAATCCTGATTTCTTGAAAGCCTATGCCGGCGTGATCAACAAATATTACGCCTCCTTTGCCAAGGACAAGAGCGCTTGGGGCCAGGATAGCGACAATGCCAAGCAGTTGGCCAAACTGCTGGGTGGCACGGCTGAACAACAGGCTGCCGCCTTGAAGAACCTCAACCTGCTGACACCTGAGGTGCAGGCGTCTGCTGCATGGTTGGGTGGCGGTGAGAATTCCGGTGCCGCCAAGATCCTCAAAGACACAGCGCAATTTCTGAAAACGCAGGGCAAGATTGGCGATGTGCTGCCAAGCTATGCGGCATTCGTCACGCCAGAGGCGTTGCAAGTCACCAATTGA
- a CDS encoding acyl-CoA dehydrogenase family protein — translation MSQIDLGWGEGPSERYESLAEKFRPIFAEISTGAIERELNRTLPTEQIAKLKAAGFAALRVPESEGGAGVTLPELFNLLIELSAADSNITQALRGHVGFAEDVVNKLDGPDRRRWTERLVRGDLVGNAWTEIGNAQQASFSTTVSKRDGQFVINGQKYYTTGSLFADWINVGVTGLDGASSAAQVRRDDPGVEVIDDWNGFGQILTASGTTTFTDAAVDPLDIVADDNQFRYGAAFYQTVHLATLAGIGRAIADETAAAVAKRVRNYSNAAGPRSSQDPQVLQVVGRIRSNAYTATAIVLQVARAIERAYQAHFSGDRDAEDRANIIAELETSQALTVVTNLILEASTIIFDALGASSTSKPIGLDRHWRNARTLSSHNPRIYKDRIVGDFAVNGTPPPFQWRIGLAG, via the coding sequence CGAAAAATTCCGCCCGATCTTCGCTGAAATTTCCACCGGTGCCATTGAACGCGAGCTCAACCGGACACTGCCCACCGAGCAAATCGCCAAGCTCAAGGCGGCTGGTTTCGCAGCCCTTCGGGTGCCGGAATCTGAAGGGGGTGCAGGCGTAACACTGCCTGAACTGTTCAATCTGCTGATCGAGCTGTCTGCTGCGGATTCCAATATCACCCAGGCGCTGCGCGGTCATGTTGGCTTTGCCGAGGATGTGGTGAACAAGCTTGATGGCCCAGACCGCCGACGCTGGACGGAACGTCTGGTGCGGGGCGACCTTGTTGGAAACGCATGGACGGAAATTGGCAACGCCCAACAGGCCAGCTTTTCAACCACCGTATCCAAGCGGGATGGTCAATTCGTCATCAACGGCCAGAAATATTACACAACAGGTTCGCTGTTTGCCGACTGGATCAATGTGGGTGTCACCGGGCTTGATGGTGCCAGCAGCGCCGCGCAGGTCCGACGTGATGATCCGGGTGTCGAGGTTATTGATGATTGGAATGGCTTTGGCCAGATATTGACGGCAAGTGGCACAACGACATTCACTGATGCCGCCGTTGATCCGTTAGACATCGTTGCCGATGACAATCAGTTTCGCTATGGCGCGGCTTTCTACCAAACAGTTCATCTCGCCACGCTTGCGGGCATTGGCCGCGCCATTGCCGACGAGACGGCTGCGGCCGTTGCCAAACGGGTGCGAAACTACTCCAACGCCGCAGGCCCGCGCTCCAGCCAAGACCCGCAGGTGTTGCAGGTTGTCGGTCGCATCCGCAGCAATGCCTACACGGCAACCGCAATTGTCTTGCAGGTGGCACGCGCCATCGAGAGGGCCTATCAGGCCCATTTCAGCGGTGATCGTGACGCCGAAGATCGTGCCAATATCATTGCAGAGCTGGAAACATCTCAAGCTCTGACGGTGGTGACCAACCTCATTCTTGAGGCCTCAACCATTATTTTCGATGCTCTTGGCGCATCGTCGACAAGCAAACCCATTGGTCTTGATCGCCATTGGCGCAACGCCCGCACTTTGTCCTCTCACAATCCCCGGATCTACAAGGATCGCATTGTCGGTGATTTCGCCGTCAATGGCACGCCTCCGCCATTTCAATGGCGCATTGGGCTTGCTGGGTGA